The genomic stretch GGTTACCTTTTGGTGTGCTCGTGCCAGAATCCGCGTCGCTGCCAGCCCACCAAAGCCAGCCCCCGCAATAATAATCCGAGCCTCCCCTGGCATAGATTCTTTTCCCCTACCTTAGCCACAAAGGATGTCTCGGCGGAAGGATGATCCACGTTTCCAGAGAGAAGCTACTACTTTGCTGGTCCCGGCAAGGATGACGACATCTGGATCCCTCAAACACAAATGGCCATGCCCAGTGTTTGACAAAAAACCACAGCTGAGTTAGCCCAAAATCCACCACCGTTCAAAACCAAGGAGGTATCTCATGAGTGCGATCCTTCAAGAAGTACTGGATGCTAACCAGCGCTACGCAGCAACGTTTGGAGAAAAAGCACGCCTACCTATGCCCCCTGCACGCCGTTTTGCCATCCTTACGTGCATGGACGCACGACTCGACCCGGCCAAGTTCGCAGGACTTTCCGAAGGCGATGCTCACGTGATTCGAAACGCAGGTGGTCGCGCAAGTGATGACGCTATTCGGTCCCTGGTTATCTCCTACAAGCTTTTGGGGACACGGGAATGGTTCGTCATCCACCACACCGATTGCGGCATGGAAACTTTTACCGATTCCATTATGCGGAAACTTCTCCGGCAGAGTCTTGAACCTGCCCAATTTGATGGAACGTCCTGGAAGGATGTAGGAAGCGGGCCTGGTTCTGTCGAAGGGGATTTCATTGACTGGCTCTGCATTGAAGACCGTTACCAGAGTGTGGTGGATGATGTGTTGCGCATCCG from Candidatus Methylacidithermus pantelleriae encodes the following:
- a CDS encoding beta-class carbonic anhydrase, giving the protein MSAILQEVLDANQRYAATFGEKARLPMPPARRFAILTCMDARLDPAKFAGLSEGDAHVIRNAGGRASDDAIRSLVISYKLLGTREWFVIHHTDCGMETFTDSIMRKLLRQSLEPAQFDGTSWKDVGSGPGSVEGDFIDWLCIEDRYQSVVDDVLRIRNHPLVPKTIPIYGFVYDVTTGRLVEVPEAMRAGAAAS